A window of Tripterygium wilfordii isolate XIE 37 chromosome 7, ASM1340144v1, whole genome shotgun sequence contains these coding sequences:
- the LOC120002455 gene encoding uncharacterized protein LOC120002455, producing TIHTMSRRAKWSWTSAFVGAASALAATTLLSARPKDPTFHLISIKFTSFNLKLPVVDADLMLTVHVTNPNMVPVKYSSTTMSIFYDGSLLGSAEVKAGSQNPRSCEMLRLPARLDGLELANHASRFFADVAKREMVLEAKVDFMGKARMWWWDHGFKMHVDSHLTVDPVFLDVIDQENISQLQLLVN from the coding sequence ACTATTCACACCATGAGCAGAAGGGCAAAATGGAGCTGGACCTCTGCTTTTGTCGGAGCGGCATCGGCTCTAGCGGCAACCACTCTCCTCAGCGCGAGGCCAAAGGACCCTACTTTCCATCTGATCTCAATCAAATTCACCTCCTTCAACCTCAAACTCCCCGTCGTGGACGCGGATCTCATGCTGACCGTGCACGTGACCAACCCCAACATGGTCCCCGTCAAATACTCCTCCACCACCATGTCCATCTTCTACGACGGCTCCCTTCTCGGCTCCGCTGAGGTCAAGGCCGGGTCTCAAAACCCTCGTTCTTGCGAGATGCTCCGCCTCCCGGCTCGTCTCGACGGCCTGGAGCTAGCCAATCACGCGTCGCGATTCTTTGCCGACGTGGCTAAGAGGGAGATGGTGCTTGAAGCTAAGGTGGACTTTATGGGCAAGGCGAGGATGTGGTGGTGGGACCACGGGTTTAAAATGCACGTGGACAGCCATCTGACCGTTGATCCAGTGTTTCTCGATGTGATTGATCAGGAAAATATTTCGCAATTGCAGCtcttagttaattaa